A single region of the Aptenodytes patagonicus chromosome 7, bAptPat1.pri.cur, whole genome shotgun sequence genome encodes:
- the PSMC6 gene encoding 26S proteasome regulatory subunit 10B has translation MALPGIPYERRLLIMADPRDKALQDYRKKLLEHKEIDGRLKELREQLKELTKQYEKSENDLKALQSVGQIVGEVLKQLTEEKFIVKATNGPRYVVGCRRQLDKSKLKPGTRVALDMTTLTIMRYLPREVDPLVYNMSHEDPGDVSYSEIGGLSEQIRELREVIELPLTNPELFQRVGIIPPKGCLLYGPPGTGKTLLARAVASQLDCNFLKVVSSSIVDKYIGESARLIREMFNYARDHQPCIIFMDEIDAIGGRRFSEGTSADREIQRTLMELLNQMDGFDTLHRVKMIMATNRPDTLDPALLRPGRLDRKIHIDLPNEQARLDILKIHAGPITKHGEIDYEAIVKLSDGFNGADLRNVCTEAGMFAIRADHDFVVQEDFMKAVRKVADSKKLESKLDYKPV, from the exons ATGGCCCTTCCCGGCATTCCCTATGAGCGGCGGCTGCTCATCATGGCGGACCCGAGAGACAAGGCGCTGCAGGACTACCGCAAGAAGCTGCTGGAGCACAAGGAGATCGACGGCCGCCTCAAGGAGT taaGGGAACAGCTGAAAGAGCTCACCAAGCaatatgaaaaatcagaaaatgatcTCAAGGCCTTGCAGAGTGTCGGGCAG ATTGTTGGCGAGGTTCTTAAACAGCTAACGGAAGAGAAAT TCATTGTGAAGGCTACGAATGGACCAAGATACGTGGTCGGCTGTCGTCGTCAG CTTGACAAAAGTAAGCTGAAGCCGGGGACGAGAGTTGCTCTGGATATGACCACTCTGACTATTATGAG ATATTTGCCAAGGGAAGTGGATCCACTGGTTTATAATATGTCTCATGAAGATCCAGGGGATGTTTCATATTCTGAGATTGGAGGGTTGTCGGAACAAATCAGAGAGCTGCGAGAG GTGATAGAATTGCCGCTTACAAACCCAGAATTATTCCAGCGTGTGGGAATTATACCTCCAAAAGGCTGCTTGCTCTACGGCCCCCCTG GTACAGGGAAAACACTTTTGGCGAGAGCTGTTGCTAGCCAGCTTGATTGCAACTTCCTAAAG GTGGTGTCGAGTTCGATAGTGGACAAGTACATTGGTGAAAGTGCTCGACTGATCAGAGAGATGTTCAATTATGCCAGAGATCATCAGCCGTGTATCATTTTCATGGATGAGATAGATGCTATTG GTGGTCGTCGTTTTTCTGAAGGCACCTCAGCTGACAGAGAAATTCAGAGGACTCTGATGGAG TTATTGAATCAGATGGATGGATTTGATACTCTGCACAGAGTTAAAATGATCATGGCTACTAACAGACCAGACACGTTGGATCCTGCGCTTCTGCGGCCTGGAAGGCTGGATAGAAAAATCC ATATTGATCTACCGAATGAACAAGCCAGATTAGACATTTTGAAGATTCATGCAGGTCCTATCACTAAACATGGTGAAATAG ATTATGAAGCAATTGTGAAGCTTTCAGATGGCTTTAACGGAGCAGACTTGAGAAATGTCTGTACTGAAGCAG GTATGTTTGCGATCCGTGCCGATCATGACTTTGTAGTTCAGGAAGACTTCAtgaaagctgttagaaaagtggCTGATTCTAAGAAGCTGGAGTCCAAGCTTGACTACAAACCTGTCTAA